In the genome of Massilia sp. UMI-21, the window AGCCCACGAGCGCAACCTGATCGACGCCGACGCACTCTCGATGATCGAGGGGGTGTTCCAGGTCTCCGACCTGTCCGTGCGCGACATCATGGTGCCGCGTTCGCAAATGGACGTGATCGACATCACCGATCCGATCGAGGAGTGGCTGCCGATCGTGCTCGAGACCCAGCACTCGCGCTTCCCCGCCATCGAGGGCGAGCGCGACAAGGTGGTCGGCATCCTGCTGGCCAAGGACCTGCTGCGTTACTACGCCGGGGAATCCTTCGACGTGCGCAAGATGCTGCGCCCGGCGATCTTCATCCCGGAATCGAAGCGCCTGAACGTGCTGCTGCGCGACTTCCGCGCCAACCACAACCACATGGCCATCGTCGTCGACGAATACAGCGGCGTGGCCGGCCTGATCACCATCGAGGACGTGCTCGAGCAGATCGTCGGCGACATCGACGACGAGTACGACGTCGACGAGGACGAAGACAACGTCCTGTCGATCAAAGAGGGCCATCTCGGCCCGCGCTGGCGCGTCAAGGCCCTGACCGAGATCGAGCAGTTCAACGAAGAGGTCGGCGCCGACCTGCCCGAGATCGATGCCGACACCATCGGCGGCCTGGTGGCCAGCCACCTCGGGCGCATGCCGCACAAGGGCGAGGTGTTCGACCTCCAGAACCTGCGCTTCGAAGTGCTGCGCGCCGACGCGCGCCAGATCCACGTGCTGCTGGTCGAGAAGCTGCCGCTGGCCGAAGACCACCACGACTGATGCTGCGCCGCCGTTCGACGTCCACGACCGCACCTGATCCCAGCCTGCGCGGCGCCAGGCCTTCCCCGAAGGCCCTGGTCCTGATGGCGCTGGCCGGCGCCAGTTCCCTGCTGTCCTTCCAGCCCTTCGGCTGGTGGCCGCTGCAGTTCCTCTCCCTCGCCTGTTTTTTCTACCAGGTCGGCATGGGCACCTCGGTCCGCCGCGGCACCTGGCTCGGCTGGGCCTTCGGCTTCGGCTGGTCGGTGGCGGGCATGCACTGGCTGTACATCGCCATCACCCGCTTCGGCGGCCTGCCCGCCATCCTCGGCGCGATCGCGATCGCCCTGCTCGGCCTGTACATGGGCCTGTTCGGCGCCTTCGCCGGCGCCGCCGCCAGCTGGCTGCGCCGCACCTGGTCGCTGCCGGTGGCCGCCTTCGTGCTGCTGGTGCTGCCCGCCACATGGGGCGTGTCGGAATGGATGCGCGGCTGGGTCTTCACCGGCTTTCCGTGGGCGGCGTCGGGCTATGCGCACAACGTCTCGCCACTGGCCGGCTATGCGCCGATCCTCGGCGTCTACGGCGTCGGGGTGCTGGCCGCCCTGGGCGCCGGCTGTATCGTGATGCTGACCCAGCGCGGTCGCTGGCGCTGGCCGGCATTGAGCCTGTTCGCGGCCGTGATGATGGGCGGCTTCGCCCTCAAGTTCGTCGCATGGACCCATGAGGTAGGCCAGCCCTTGAGCGTGCGCCTGCTGCAGGGCGACGTGAAGCAGGACCAGAAGTTCGACGCCGCCTATTTGTACGACATCATCGGGCGCTACCAGGCGATGATCACGGCGGCCCCGGCCGACCTGATCGCCACGCCCGAGACCGCGATTCCGGTCGCGCCGCAACAGCTGCCCGAAGGCTACCTCGCATCCCTGCAGGGCTTCGCGGCGCAGACGCGCAGCCACCTGATGATCGGCATCCCGATGATCGACAGCCCGACGCAGTACGGCAACAGCGTGATCGCCTTCGGCCCGGGCTCGCCTGCCTACCGCTACGACAAGCACCACCTGGTGCCCTTCGGCGAATTCATTCCACCGGGCTTTCGCTGGTTCACCGACCTGATGCACATTCCGCTGGGCGACCAGACCCGCGGCCCGGCGCTGCAGGCGCCGTTCCCGGTGAAGGACCAGCTGGTGCTGCCGAATATCTGCTACGAGGACGCCTTCGGCGAAGAGATCGCAGCCCAGCTGCGCAATGCGCCGCGTCCAGCCACCTTGTTGCTGAACGTGTCGAACCTGGCCTGGTATGGCGATTCGGTGGCGATCCCGCAGCACCTGCAGATCTCGCAGATGCGCGCGATCGAGACCGGCCGCCCGATGCTGCGTTCGACCAACAACGGCGCCACCGCCGTGATCGACGGCCGCGGCAATGTGCTGCAGCGCCTGCCCTTCTACGAGCGCGGCGTGCTGGCCGCCACCGTGCGCGGCACCGAAGGGTTCACGCCCTATATCCGCTTCGGCAACCTGGCTTTCCTGGCGCTCGGCGGCCTGATGCTGCTCGGCGCGTGGTTCGCCGGCCGCCGCTATCGCCACCGGGGTTCGTAGGGTGGACGGCTTCGCCGTCCGCGCGTTCAAATATCGAATGCGCTGTCACAACGCGACCGTGAGTTGAACGCGCGGGCGGGACACCCGCCCTACGAAAAACCGATCTAATCTTAATGCTGAGTTGAATCGCTCCCCAGAGGACCGGTAAAACTTAGTAGAATTGGTCATTTGGCAAATTACCGTGACCGCGGCATGAAGGCCGCGGCACCCACCCCATGCTCACATTCCAACAAATCATCCTCACCCTGCAGACCTACTGGGACAAGCAGGGTTGCGCACTGCTGCAGCCGTACGACATGGAAGTCGGCGCAGGCACCTTCCACACCGGCACCTTCCTGCGCGCGATCGGCCCGGAGCCGTGGCGCGCGGCCTACGTGCAGCCTTCGCGCCGCCCGAAGGATGGCCGCTACGGCGAGAACCCGAACCGCCTGCAGCACTACTACCAGTACCAGGTGGTGCTCAAGCCGGCGCCGGAAAACATCCTCGACCTCTACCTCGGCTCGCTCGAGGCGCTGGGCCTGGACCTGAAGAAGAACGACGTGCGTTTTGTGGAAGACGACTGGGAAAGCCCGACCCTGGGCGCCTGGGGCCTGGGCTGGGAAGTCTGGCTGAACGGCATGGAAGTCACCCAGTTCACCTACTTCCAGCAAGTCGGCGGCCTCGATTGCAAGCCGGTGCTGGGCGAGATCACCTACGGCATCGAGCGCCTGGCGATGTACCTGCAGGGCGTCGAGAACGTCTACGATCTGGTCTGGACCGAGTGGGAAGAAAACGGACAGAAGAAGACGCTGAGCTACGGCGACGTCTTCCACCAGAACGAAGTCGAGCAGTCGACCTACAACTTCGAGCACGCCAATACCGACCTGCTGTTCCAGGCCTTCTCGAATCACGAGGCCGAGGCCAAGCGCCTGGTCGAACTGCAGCTGACGCTGCCGGCCTACGAACAGATCATGAAAGCTTCGCACAGCTTCAACATGCTGGACGCGCGCGGCGCCATCTCGGTGACCGAACGCGCCGCCTACATCGGCCGCGTGCGCACCCTGTCGCGCCTGGTCGCCCAGGCCTACTACGATTCGCGCGAGAAGCTCGGCTTCCCGATGCTTCCTGGCGCCGACAAGGCAGCAGCCTGATTGAAAAGAATAGAACAGATGATGAACCAGACTCTCCTCGTCGAAATCCAGACCGAAGAACTGCCGCCGAAAGCGCTCGTCAAGCTCGGCGCCGCCTTTGCCAACGGCATCGCCAATGGCCTGAAGGCGCGCGACTTCCTTGAGGCCGACAGCGTCGCCACCGCCCACGCCACGCCGCGCCGCCTGGCGGTCACGATCACCAATGTGCGCGCCACCTCGCCCGACAAGTCCATTCGCGAAAAGGTGCTGCCGGTCTCGGTCGCGCTGGACAAGGAAGGCAAGCCGTCCGCCCCGCTGGCCAAGAAGCTGGCCGCGCTGGGCTTCCCCGACCTGCAGATCGGCGACCTGGAACGCGCCCAGGACGGCAAGGCCGAATCCTTCTTCTACACCTACACCGCCAGCGGCAGCCAGCTGGCCGGCGCCCTGCAGGACGTCCTGCAGGAGACCGTCGCCAAGCTGCCGATCCCGAAAGTCATGAGCTACCAGCGGCCGGGCGGCGAGACCGTCCACTTCGTGCGTCCGGTACACCTGCTGCTGGCCCTGCACGGCGAGCAGGTGCTGCCCTTGTCGCTGCTCGGCCTGGAGGCCGGCCGCCAGACCATGGGCCACCGCTTCCTGTCGCACGGCCAGCCGATCGCCATCCTGCACGCGGACAACTACGCCGCCGTGCTCGAAAGCGAAGGCAAGGTGCTGTCGAGCGCAGAGGCGCGCAAGGAAAGCATTCGCAAGCAGCTGCTCGACAAGGCCGGCGCCGACCAGGTGCTGATGCCGGAATCGCTGCTCGACGAAGTGGCCGCGCTGGTCGAATGGCCGGTGGTGTACGAATGCCGCTTCGAGGAAGAATTCCTGGCGGTGCCGCAGGAATGCCTGATCCTGACGATGCAGACCAACCAGAAGTACTTCGCGCTGACGGACAGCACCGGCAAGCTGCGCTCGCGCTTCCTGATCGTGTCGAACCTGGAGACCGACGACCCGTCGGCGATCGTCGGCGGCAACGAGCGCGTGGTGCGCCCACGCCTGTCGGACGCCAAGTTCTTCTTCGAGCAGGACAAGAAGAAGACGCTCGAATCGCGCCTGCCGCAACTGGCCAACGTGGTCTACCACAACAAGCTGGGCACCCAGCTCGCGCGCACCGAGCGCGTCATGAGCCTGGCCGCGGCGATTGCGCGCCGCCTCGGCTTCGACGTGGCGCTGGCCGAGCGCGGCGCGCGCCTGGCCAAGGCCGACCTGCTGACCGACATGGTGGGCGAGTTCCCGGAACTGCAGGGCATCATGGGCACCTACTACGCGCGCCACGACGGCGAGCACGAGGAAATCGCCCTGGCCGCCTCCGAACACTACCAGCCGCGCTTCGCCGGCGACGCCCTGCCGTCGACCGATACCGGCCTGGCGGTGGCGCTGGCCGACAAGCTGGAAACCCTGGTCGGGATCTGGGGCATCGGCCTGCAGCCGACCGGCGAGAAGGACCCGTTCGCGTTGCGCCGCCATGCCCTGGGCGTGATGCGCATGCTGGTCGAGAAGCGCCTGCCGCTGTCCTTGCGGGACCTGGTCAACGACGCCTGCGCGCTGTTCGAAGGCCAGGCTGCCTTCAAAGAGGCGCGCGGCGACATCATCGCCTTCATGCTCGACCGCCTGCGCGGCATGCTGCGCGAGCGCGGTTTCTCGCCGAACGAGGTCGAGGCCGTGCTGGCCCAGAACCCGGACCGCGTCGACGACGTCGTCCAGCGCCTGGAAGCGGTGCAGGCCTTCGCCGCCCTGCCGGAATCAAGCTCGCTGGCAGCCGCCAACAAGCGCATCACCAACATCCTCAAGAAGAACGAGGACGCCCTGCCGCAGGACGCCGCGCTCAAGCAGGAATTGCTGGTCGAGCCGGCGGAAAGCGCGCTGGCCGCGAAGATGAAGCTGCTCGAGGGCGAGGTCACCAGCGCCTTCGAACGCAGCGACTTCACCGGCGCGCTCAAGACGCTGGCGCTGATGAAGGAAGAAGTCGACGCCTTCTTCAATGACGTGATGGTGATGGCCGAGGATGTCGCCCTGCGCAACAACCGCCTGGCGCTGCTGTCGCAGCTGCACGGCATGATGAACCGCGTGGCCGACATCTCGAAACTCGCCGCCTGACGCCTTGAAAGTAGTGCTATGAAACTCATCATCCTCGACCGGGATGGGGTCATCAACCAGGATTCGCCGGACTTCATCAAGTCGCCGGCGGAATGGATCCCGATTCCCGGTTCGCTGGAAGCGATCGCCCGCCTGAACCAGGCGGGCTACCGGGTCGTGATCGCCTCGAACCAGTCGGGCATCGCGCGCGAACTGTTCGACATCACGACCCTGAACGCGATCCACCAGAAACTGCATGCCAGCGCCCAGCTGGTGGGCGCCGACATCGACGCCATCTTCTTCTGCCCGCATGCGGCGGCCGACAACTGCGACTGCCGCAAGCCCAAGGCCGGCATGTTCGAGGAGATCAGCAAGCGCTTCAAGCTGAGCCTGAAAGGCGTGCCGACCGTGGGCGACTCGCTGCGCGACCTGCAGGCCGGCTTCATCATGGGTTGCGTGCCCTACCTGGTCCTGACCGGGAAAGGCGAGAAGACCCAGCAGACCGGCGGCCTGCCGCCCGGCACCCAGGTGTACCCCGACCTCGCCTCGATGGTGAACGCCTTCCTCAAGACCGCGGCACAGCGGCCTGACTGATAAAAGACCAACACTAGATTATTGTCCGGAGCCCCTTTGCGTAATTTCAGCCTGTTCCTGCGTTCCCTCCTCTTCAAGATCGTGATGATCGTGGCCACCGTGGTGTGGGCCTGCGTATGCTTCCTGGCGGCGCCACTGCCCTACAACAAACGCTTCTGGGTGACCTCGCGCTGGAACGTCTTCATCATCTGGTGCGCAAAGGTGATCTGCGGGATCCGCTACGAATTCAAGGGCTACGAGAACCTGCCGGACGCGCCGGCCATCGTGCTGTCGAAGCACCAGTCGGCCTGGGAGACTATCTTCCTGCTGCCGAACCTCACCCGGCCGCTGGTCTACGTCTTCAAGAAAGAGATCCTCTACATTCCCTTCTTCGGCTGGGGCATGGCGCTGCTGCGCATGATCCCGATCGACCGCAAGCAAGGCAAGAATGCGTTCGCCCACGTGGTCCGACACGGCAAGCGCCGCCTCGCCGACGGCCAGTGGATCATCATGTTCCCGGAGGGGACCCGCATCCCGGTGGGCCAGAAGGGCAAGTACAAGAGCGGCGGTACGCGCCTGGCTGTCGAAACCCAAACGGTGGTCGTGCCGATCGCGCATAATTCAGGTGAGTGCTGGCCGAAGAATTCGTTCATCAAGCGCCCGGGCCTGATCACGGTCTCGATCGGCAAACCGATTTCGCCAGAAAACCACACCCCCGACAGCATGATGCAAGAGGTCGAAAATTGGATAGAATCCGAAATGCGCGTTATCTCGCCCCACGTCTACAAAGGTGGCTGAGCGACGTCAGCGCCCAGATCAGGAATTCGAAACCGCAGCACGACATGAGCTCCTCCAAGGTCGACGGGCACCAGCTGGAACTGTTTGCACAGGATTTTTTCGCGGCGCTCAGGCCCTCGGATAAACCGGCGCCACCCTCCCAGCCTCTCTTCAAGGCGCCGCCTCCGGCGCCGCGCCACCTGATACCCGTCCCGCCGGTCGCGGCGGGCGATCCGCCGCTCCAGCGCATCGTCCTCGGGTCCCATACCGTCGATTACGCCCTGCGGCGCTCGTCGCGCCGTTCGATCGGCTTCATGATCGACGACGACGGCCTGCGCGTGACGGCGCCGCGCCGCTGCAGCCAGGCCGATATCGACAACGCCATCCGCGCCAAGCAGCGCTGGATCCTGACCAAGCTGCTCGAACGCGGCGAACGCCGCGTCAAGCAGCAGGAGCGCCCGCCGGTCGAGTGGAAGGATGGCGCGCGCCTGCCCTACCTGGGCGGCGAGATCACGCTGCGGCTCGAGGAAGCCGCGCGCAGCCACTGCCAGTTCGACGCTGCCGGCCGCGAGCTCTGGATCGGTGTCGTACCCGGCCTGTCGGAATGGCAGCTGAAGGAGCGCGTCAAGCTGTGGTTCCAGTCCGAGGCACGAAAGCTGTTCCAGGAGCGCCTGGCGTTCTTCGCGCCGCAGCTGAACGTGCGCTACGAAGCCTTCGCGCTGTCCTCGGCGGGCACGCGCTGGGGTTCGTGCACGATCGAAGGGAATATCCGGCTGAACTGGCGCCTGATCCACTATCCCGCCTCCCTGGTGGACTATGTGGTGGTGCACGAACTGGCGCACCTGCGCGAGATGAACCACAGCCCGCGCTTCTGGGCGGCGGTGGGCGAGGTGTATCCGGATTACGATGGGGCGCGGTTGGCGCTCAAGAAGCGCTCGCACGAGATGCCGGTGCTGTTTGCGGATTGAGCCGCGGCGGATGATTTGCTGCTAACCGTAGGGTGGGCAGGTTTCCTGCCCACGCGTCCAAATCACGGTGGATCGTCGAGCGCGGCATTTCAGCTGCTCGCTATCACCGCGTGGGCGGGAGGACCCGCCCACCCTACAACAGCGCATCGCGGCGCGCCGCCGCCAATTCTTTCATCGCGCCCGTCTGCGCATCCGACAGCGCCCGGTACGGAATCGGCAGCGTGCCGCGCTTGAGTACCATCATGAAGCCGCGCGGATTGAGCCGCGGCGGATGATTTGCTGCTAGCCGTAGGGTGGGCAGGTTTCCTGCCCACGCGTCCAAATCACGGTGGATCGTCGAGCGCGGCATGTCAGCTGCTCACGATCACCGCGTGGGCGGGAGGACCCGCCCACCCTACAACAGCGCATCGCGGCGCGCCGCCGCCAATTCTTTCATCGCGCCCGTCTGCGCATCCGACAGCGCCCGGTACGGAATCGGCAAGGTGCCGCGCTTGAGCACCATCATGAAGCCGCGCGGATAGGTGCGCACGCCGATCACGTCCTCCCATCCGATCAGGGTCACGCCGCCGCTGGTACGCACGATGCCGTGCTGGTCGATGGTGAATTCGTAGGTGCGCCGTCCGCGCCCGAGCATGATGAAATGGAGGGCCGCGCCGAGCGTGCTTTTCAAACGCAGGTAGAGGCTGGCAGGCCAGCGGATGCGGCGGCGGCGGATCAGGAAGCCGGCATGCTGCCACATGAAGCTCGTGTATTCGCCCAGCGTGTAGCGTACGAAGAAATGCAATTCGGATAAGGGCAAGAGAGGGGCCGCGGACACGGTGGCCGCCGCTACGGGACCCGGGCCGTCTGCCGTGCCGGCGTTGGCATGCATGTGCAGCACATTGTCGTCGGCCTGCTGCTGGAGCAGCGATGCAACAGGTTTCCCGCTACGCATTCCATTGCCAGACGGTCTCGGGTGATTAAACGACAACATTGCGCATCCCCTGGTTATTATCCGAGCTCGAAACGGAATGGTAACAAAACCTACCGGATCAGGCGTCGCAGGAGTTCAACAGTGCGCAGGGTGGCGCCGCGGTGGCGGCCTGCGAAGGCCAGCGCGTGCGCGCCCATGCCGGCACGCGCGCCATCGTCCTCGAGCAGGCGCAGCGCCGCCGCGACCAGGGCGTCGGCGTCCGCCACGCGCAGGGCCGCGCCGTCCGCCACCGCTTCGTCGGTGGCCTGGGCGAAATTGAAGGTGTGCTGGCCCACCAGCACCGGCTTGCCGAGCGCGCAGGCCTCGATCAGGTTCTGCCCGCCCAGCGGCATCAGGCTGCCGCCGACGAAGGCGCAGTCGCAGGCGGCGTAGTAGGCGAACATCTCGCCCATCGAATCGCCCAGCAGGACCTCGGCCCCGCCCAGTCCGTCACCCGCACCGGCGTCGAGCCGCGAACGGCGCTGCACCGCCAGGCCGCGCGCCGCAGCCAGCTTCTCGACCTCGTCGAATCGCTGCGGATGGCGCGGCACGATGGCCAGCAGCGCCCCCGCCGGCTTGTCGGCCACGCGCTGCCAGGCGTCCAGGATCAGCGTCTCCTCGCCCTCGCGCGTGCTGGCGCACAGGAACACCGGGCGCTCGCCGCACTGCGCGCGCAGCCAGGCGCCCTTCTCCAGCGCGGACTGCGGCGGCACCACGTCGAACTTGATGCTGCCGGTGACCGCCACCTGGGGCGCGCCGAGCGAACGGATGCGGTCCGCATCGGCCTCGGTCTGCGCCGCCACCAGCGCGATCGCGCCGGCCGCGTCCAGCATCAGGGCGCCCATCTTGCGCCCGCGCCGCAGCGAACGCTCCGACAGGCGCGCGTTCACCAGCGCCACCGGCACCGCGCGGCGTGCGCAGCCGGCGACCAGGTTCGGCCACACCTCGGTCTCCATCAGGATGCACACGCGCGGCTGGAAGCGGCCCAGGAAGCGCGCCACCATGAACCCGGTGTCGTAAGGCAGGTAGGACTGCAGCACGCGGTCGCCGTGGTGGCCGAACAGCGACTTGCCGGTGGCGCGCCCGGTCGGCGTCATGTGGGTGAGCAGGATGCGCGCATCCGGATATTCCTCCAGCAGCGCCTCGACCAAGGGCTCGGCGGCGCGGGTCTCGCCGACCGAGACGGCATGCACCCACAGCGTCGGGCGCGCAGAGGCCGGCGCGTCCGGAAAGCCCAGGCGCTCGGCCCAGTGGGCGCGGTAGCCGGGCTCCTTGCGTCCGCGCCACCACAGGCGCCCCAGCACCAGCGGCAGCGCCAGCCACCAGGCCAGCGAGTACAGCAGACGGTTCATGGCGCCACCTTCACCGCGCGTCCAGCAGGCGGCGCGCAGCGGCGATGACCTCGGGCGCCGGCGGCGGCGCTTGGATGTCGCCCAGGTTGACGATCTTGTCCGACCAGTTGCCCTCGGTCTTCCACTTCGGGGAGTCGCAGTAGATCTCGACCGTGGGACGCACGAAGGCGGCCGCGATGTGGGTCAGGCCGGTGTCCACGCCGACCGCCAGCCGCGCGTGCCGGGCCAGCGCCACCGCGTCCATCATCGACAGTTTCGGCAGCACGCGCGCGTTCGGCAGGCCGGCGGCAAGCAGCTCGGCTTCCTGCAATTCGCCGGGCGAGCCCCAGGGCAGCAGCACCGGCATCGGCGCCAGCGCGCGGCCGAGTGCGATCCAGTTCTCGCGCGACCACTTCTTGGCCTCGCGCGCGGTGCCGTGGAAGAACACGGCGTAGTCCTCGGGCGGCAGGAAGCCCGGCCGCGAGCCCGCTTCCGGCGCAGGCAGCCCGAAGTCGGGCGGACAGTCGACCGCGTAGCCGAGCGCCGCGCCGGCCACCATGCGGCCGCGCGCCACCGCGTGGGTGCGCGGGTCCAGCGGGATGCTGTGGGTGTGGAAGATGCGCGAGATGCCTTCGTAGCCCGAGCCTTCGCTGCCGTTGGCCAGGCCGACCTTGCGCCCTCCCCGCACGGTGCGCGCCGCGCCCATGATGATGCCGGTCTTGAGCAGGCCCTGGGTATCGAACACGACATCGTATTCTTCTTCGCGCAGGGTAGCGAAGAAGGCTTTGATCTCGGCCCGGGTCTCCGCCTTGCCGAGGCTCTTGCGCCAGCGGCGCAGCGCCCACGGAATGATTTTACGGACGTGCGGGTTCAGGCGCACCAGGCTGGTATAGCCTTCTTCCACCACCCAGTCGATGGTGGCGCCCGGGTGGTGGCGCAGGATGTCGGCCACCATCGGCAGGTTGTGCAGCACGTCGCCCAGCGACGATACGCGCACCAGCAAAATCTTCACGCGGACTCGCTTAGAAAGGCAGTTCGGCGTCCGGCTTGGCGGCCAGGATCACCTCTTTGAATTCGGCCTGGATGCGGGCCAGCGCCTCCGGGTTCTCGCCCTCGAACCGCAGCACCACCACCGGGGTCGTGTTCGAGGAACGGGCCAGGCCGAAGCCGTCCGGGTATTCCACGCGCAGGCCGTCGATGCCGTTGATTTTCTCGGAGCTCGGGAAGCTGGCGTTGGCGCGCAGGCTGTCGATCAGGGCGAAGTTCTCGCCTTCCTTCAGGTGCAGGTGCAGTTCCGGGGTGCTGCTGGCGATCGGCAGGCTGTTGAGCAGGGCCGACGGGTCCTGCTCCCTGGTCAGGATCTCGAGCATGCGCGCGCCGGCGTACAGGCCGTCGTCGAAGCCGTACCAGCGGTCCTTGAAGAAGATGTGGCCGCTCATTTCGCCGCCCAGCGGGGCGCCGGTTTCCTTCAGCTTGGCCTTGACCAGCGAGTGGCCGGTCTTCCACATCAGCGGGCGGCCGCCGGCTTGTTCGATCCACGGGGCGAGGTGGCGGGTGCACTTGACGTCGTACAGGATCTCGGCGCCCGGGTTGCGCGACAGGACATCGCTGGCGAACAGCATCATCTGGCGATCCGGGAAGATGATCTGGCCATCCTTGGTGACGATGCCCAGGCGGTCGCCGTCGCCATCGAAGGCCAGGCCGATCTCGGCGTCGGTGTCCTGCAGCGCCTTGATCAGGTCCTGCAGGTTTTCCGGATGCGCCGGGTCCGGATGGTGGTTCGGGAAGTGGCCGTCCACCTCGCAGAACAGTTCGACCACCTCGCAGCCCATGCCGCGGAACAAAGCCGGGGCGAAGGCGCCGGCCACGCCGTTGCCGCAGTCGACCGCGATCTTGATCGGGCGTGCGATCTTGACGTCGCCGATGATGCGCTCGAGGTAGGCCTGGCGGATGTCGTGGGTGCCGTAGCCGCCGCGCTGCCCGGCCACCTTGCCGTCGCCGCTGTCGATATGGGCCGCGATGCTGTCGTGCAGGCCAAGGATGGCGTCGCCGTAGATCGCTTCGCCGGCCATCACCATCTTGAAGCCGTTGTAGTCCGGCGGATTGTGGCTGCCGGTGACCATGATGCCCGAGCGGGTGTCGAGCACATTGGTGGCGAAATAGACCATCGGGGTGGCGACCATGCCGAGATCGATCACGTCCACGCCGGCATCGCGCAGACCTTCGCCCAGTGCGGCGGCCAGGCCCGGGCCCGACAGGCGGCCGTCGCGGCCGATCACGACCTTGCGCTCCCCTTTCGCCAGCGCGGCGGCGCCGAATGCGCGGCCGATATGGCGAGCGATGCCCTCGTCCAGCGTCTTGTCGATAACGCCGCGAATGTCATAAGCCTTGAAGATCGTTTTCGAGAGAGCGAGCATGGTTTCCTTGGAAAGCTGGGGGCGCGGGCATGCGAAGGCAGCCTGGGACGCGGCAGCGCCGGCGCCGAATGATCGGGATGATAATCAAGAAAGCAAAACGCGCTTCCTTGAAGGAATGACAAATGCGAGTATTGTAGCGGCAAGCGGCGTCCTGTGGGAATCGGACGGACCGCTTGCGCAAGTGGCGCAGCTGATGCGAATGGCGCCGGGACCGGCACAGCCGGTCACGCGTGACAAGGCCCGGCGACTTACCGGGCGCGGCCAGGCGCTGCCAGACTCAGACGCGCAGCTTGTCGAGCGACTTGCCGCCTTCGACCCATTCCTTGACCCACTTCGGCTGGCGGCCACGGCCGGTCCATTGCTGCGAAGCATCGTCTGGATGGCGATAGCGCACGGCCACGGTCGTGCCCTTGCCCGCGTTGCCCTTGGCGCCACCGCGACCGCCGGTCGCCAGCAGGTCCTTGAGGGGTACGCCAACGCTTTGCGCGATCGCCAGAATCTGTTCGCGCGCCTTTTGCACTTCCTGTGCTTCGCGCGACTTCATTTCCTGCTTGATTTGTTCCTGCAGGTTGCGCAAATCGCCTACGGACATATTAGACAGATCCATCTTTATTCCCTCGTGAGTGAAAGGTTGAAACCGGAACGCCCAACAAAACCTTCATTGCCGCGTTGTATCGTGATGCGGTACCAGTGTACTGCCTTCGACGATACTGCCTGCCCCGAGGGCTTTGTCAGACACTCCAAGCTTGAAACAGCAAGGCGAGATACTCACCAAATGTCGCAATATACTAACATTAATATCTTAATTCCGCTTTTTCTTGTGAAGAAAAAGCCAGCGCGGCGACTTAAATCGAACAATACGCGCATATAACCAGAGGTAACTGATTATAAACAACAAACTGAAGAAGATCAGCACACTCGTGTTTTTCCAGAACACGGTGGCCGGCACGACCGCCATCAGGGAAAACAGCCATAAATATGGCGAGGTGCGCGCGTTCCTTTTCATCAGTGCACGCGCTTCGCGCGGCCCTACCGTCCATTGCACGATACGCCGGAATATCAAACTATGCAGATGAATTCCGTCGGGTAGAGCAGGTGATTTACCGCGCACGAACATGCGCCGGTAAGCGGAGAATATCGTTTCGAATGCGGGATAAATCAGCAGCAGCGCGGCATACCAGGTGGACACGCCGGGATTGCGCATCACCAGCAGCAGCGCGAGTTCGCCCAGCATGAAGCCGATCAGGTAGGCGCCGCCGTCGCCGAGGAAGATCAGGCCCACCGGATAATTCCAGATCAGGAACCCGGCGGCCGCGCCGGCCACCGCCAGCGCGGTCACCAGTACGAACATATCGTTCACCTGCAATGCCACGTAGGCCAACGACAGCAGCATGCA includes:
- a CDS encoding 1-acyl-sn-glycerol-3-phosphate acyltransferase, which translates into the protein MRNFSLFLRSLLFKIVMIVATVVWACVCFLAAPLPYNKRFWVTSRWNVFIIWCAKVICGIRYEFKGYENLPDAPAIVLSKHQSAWETIFLLPNLTRPLVYVFKKEILYIPFFGWGMALLRMIPIDRKQGKNAFAHVVRHGKRRLADGQWIIMFPEGTRIPVGQKGKYKSGGTRLAVETQTVVVPIAHNSGECWPKNSFIKRPGLITVSIGKPISPENHTPDSMMQEVENWIESEMRVISPHVYKGG
- a CDS encoding M48 family metallopeptidase → MSSSKVDGHQLELFAQDFFAALRPSDKPAPPSQPLFKAPPPAPRHLIPVPPVAAGDPPLQRIVLGSHTVDYALRRSSRRSIGFMIDDDGLRVTAPRRCSQADIDNAIRAKQRWILTKLLERGERRVKQQERPPVEWKDGARLPYLGGEITLRLEEAARSHCQFDAAGRELWIGVVPGLSEWQLKERVKLWFQSEARKLFQERLAFFAPQLNVRYEAFALSSAGTRWGSCTIEGNIRLNWRLIHYPASLVDYVVVHELAHLREMNHSPRFWAAVGEVYPDYDGARLALKKRSHEMPVLFAD
- the gmhB gene encoding D-glycero-beta-D-manno-heptose 1,7-bisphosphate 7-phosphatase — its product is MKLIILDRDGVINQDSPDFIKSPAEWIPIPGSLEAIARLNQAGYRVVIASNQSGIARELFDITTLNAIHQKLHASAQLVGADIDAIFFCPHAAADNCDCRKPKAGMFEEISKRFKLSLKGVPTVGDSLRDLQAGFIMGCVPYLVLTGKGEKTQQTGGLPPGTQVYPDLASMVNAFLKTAAQRPD
- the waaC gene encoding lipopolysaccharide heptosyltransferase I; translation: MKILLVRVSSLGDVLHNLPMVADILRHHPGATIDWVVEEGYTSLVRLNPHVRKIIPWALRRWRKSLGKAETRAEIKAFFATLREEEYDVVFDTQGLLKTGIIMGAARTVRGGRKVGLANGSEGSGYEGISRIFHTHSIPLDPRTHAVARGRMVAGAALGYAVDCPPDFGLPAPEAGSRPGFLPPEDYAVFFHGTAREAKKWSRENWIALGRALAPMPVLLPWGSPGELQEAELLAAGLPNARVLPKLSMMDAVALARHARLAVGVDTGLTHIAAAFVRPTVEIYCDSPKWKTEGNWSDKIVNLGDIQAPPPAPEVIAAARRLLDAR
- a CDS encoding YcxB family protein yields the protein MLSFNHPRPSGNGMRSGKPVASLLQQQADDNVLHMHANAGTADGPGPVAAATVSAAPLLPLSELHFFVRYTLGEYTSFMWQHAGFLIRRRRIRWPASLYLRLKSTLGAALHFIMLGRGRRTYEFTIDQHGIVRTSGGVTLIGWEDVIGVRTYPRGFMMVLKRGTLPIPYRALSDAQTGAMKELAAARRDALL
- the waaA gene encoding lipid IV(A) 3-deoxy-D-manno-octulosonic acid transferase; translation: MNRLLYSLAWWLALPLVLGRLWWRGRKEPGYRAHWAERLGFPDAPASARPTLWVHAVSVGETRAAEPLVEALLEEYPDARILLTHMTPTGRATGKSLFGHHGDRVLQSYLPYDTGFMVARFLGRFQPRVCILMETEVWPNLVAGCARRAVPVALVNARLSERSLRRGRKMGALMLDAAGAIALVAAQTEADADRIRSLGAPQVAVTGSIKFDVVPPQSALEKGAWLRAQCGERPVFLCASTREGEETLILDAWQRVADKPAGALLAIVPRHPQRFDEVEKLAAARGLAVQRRSRLDAGAGDGLGGAEVLLGDSMGEMFAYYAACDCAFVGGSLMPLGGQNLIEACALGKPVLVGQHTFNFAQATDEAVADGAALRVADADALVAAALRLLEDDGARAGMGAHALAFAGRHRGATLRTVELLRRLIR